One Gloeobacter morelensis MG652769 DNA window includes the following coding sequences:
- a CDS encoding TonB-dependent siderophore receptor: protein MVGSKTLQAWGGALVVSAGLHIAGLDSQLLAKNIEIGAYQVPVPRRDELPVGTASARSLGEVTLAQAEPAPAPAQPDAADLDEVTVEGTRYFRKNTSSATRTDTPILDIPQSVQVIPRQVLEDQQATRLGDAVRNVSGVVTGNTFAGAFDRFIIRGFSSFELLRNGFRDSEGAAKDISNFEQVEVLKGPSSITYGLLEPGGIVNYVTKKPLRRAYYAAEVKVGSFSLVRPTVDFSGPITADGNLLYRLNAAYESSNGFRDFSDFERWFASPVITWQASEATQLTFEADLLRDARPFDRGLIAFGRGVVDVPYSRRFGEPGDYYKVQQLAYGVRIDHKATEAWQVRSGLRFNFQSLRDYRAEPVNFNESTGILTRNFRGNDDINETYAWQTDVIGKFKTDSIDHTLLVGFEYFRGFADGQQRRAAPGTTPSLNIFNPVYGAVQQPLTVTVRDGFSGLSSLGFYLQDQIAFTPWLQLVAGGRYDVVEQQALDRLNQSYTLQRDQAITPRVGLLLKPASNVSIYGSYSRSFTPLLGLSREGTSFRPETGTQYEVGVKAELLDNRLFATVAAYEITKENVLTTDPSDPGFAIQVGEQKSRGLEFDVIGQLAEGWRVVTSYALNEAVVSRDNDFPVGNRLPGAPGNTASFWTDYQFKTGSLAGLGIGAGLFYVDNRTGDLDNSFEVPSYIRTDATLSYRFSGWKAALSVRNLFDVRYIESPAFRTSIIPGAPITFVGSLSAEF, encoded by the coding sequence TTGTCTCGGCCGGCCTGCATATTGCCGGATTAGATTCGCAGTTACTAGCTAAAAATATTGAAATTGGTGCCTATCAAGTCCCGGTGCCACGGCGCGACGAACTGCCGGTGGGTACCGCTTCGGCGCGCTCGCTTGGGGAAGTGACCCTTGCCCAAGCCGAGCCTGCGCCCGCGCCTGCCCAGCCCGACGCCGCGGACCTCGACGAGGTGACGGTGGAAGGCACGCGCTACTTCCGCAAAAACACCAGCAGCGCCACCCGCACCGACACGCCGATTCTCGATATTCCCCAGTCGGTCCAGGTGATCCCCCGCCAGGTGCTCGAAGACCAGCAGGCCACCCGCCTCGGCGATGCGGTGCGCAACGTCAGCGGTGTGGTGACCGGCAATACTTTTGCTGGAGCCTTCGACCGCTTCATCATCCGGGGGTTTTCCTCCTTTGAGTTGTTGCGCAACGGTTTTCGCGACAGTGAGGGGGCCGCTAAGGACATTTCCAACTTCGAGCAGGTCGAAGTGCTCAAGGGGCCGTCCTCGATCACCTACGGCCTGCTCGAACCCGGCGGGATCGTCAATTATGTCACCAAGAAGCCCCTGCGCAGAGCCTACTACGCTGCGGAGGTCAAAGTCGGCAGCTTCAGTCTGGTGCGGCCCACCGTCGATTTTTCCGGACCGATCACAGCTGACGGCAACCTGCTCTACCGGCTCAATGCCGCCTACGAGAGTTCCAACGGCTTTCGGGATTTTTCAGACTTCGAGCGCTGGTTTGCCTCCCCGGTGATCACCTGGCAGGCCTCTGAGGCGACCCAACTCACTTTCGAGGCGGATCTGCTGCGCGACGCGCGGCCTTTCGACCGCGGCTTGATCGCCTTTGGGCGGGGGGTGGTCGATGTGCCCTACAGCCGCCGCTTCGGGGAGCCGGGCGATTATTACAAAGTGCAGCAGTTGGCCTACGGCGTGCGCATCGACCACAAGGCCACCGAAGCGTGGCAGGTGCGCAGCGGCCTGCGCTTCAACTTTCAAAGCCTTCGAGACTATCGGGCCGAACCGGTCAACTTCAACGAAAGCACCGGGATATTGACTCGCAATTTTCGCGGCAACGACGACATCAACGAGACCTACGCCTGGCAGACCGATGTGATCGGCAAATTCAAGACCGACAGCATCGATCACACGCTGCTCGTCGGTTTCGAGTATTTTCGGGGATTTGCTGACGGCCAACAGCGGCGGGCCGCCCCCGGCACCACCCCTTCGCTCAATATCTTCAATCCTGTCTACGGTGCGGTGCAGCAGCCGCTCACCGTCACTGTCCGCGACGGGTTTTCCGGCCTGAGCAGCCTGGGTTTTTACCTGCAAGATCAAATTGCCTTTACCCCCTGGCTGCAGCTGGTTGCCGGCGGGCGCTACGACGTCGTCGAGCAGCAGGCGCTCGATCGGTTGAATCAGAGCTACACCCTCCAGCGCGATCAAGCGATCACCCCGCGGGTGGGCCTGCTCCTCAAACCCGCTTCGAATGTGTCGATCTACGGCAGCTACAGCCGCTCGTTCACTCCCCTGTTGGGTCTAAGCCGGGAGGGCACCTCCTTTCGGCCGGAGACCGGCACTCAGTACGAAGTTGGTGTCAAAGCCGAATTGCTCGATAACCGGCTGTTTGCGACTGTTGCGGCGTACGAGATCACCAAAGAAAATGTCCTCACCACCGATCCGAGCGACCCGGGTTTTGCGATTCAGGTGGGCGAACAAAAAAGCCGCGGCCTCGAATTCGACGTGATTGGCCAGCTGGCGGAGGGCTGGCGGGTGGTCACCAGTTACGCCCTCAACGAAGCGGTCGTCAGCCGCGACAACGACTTTCCGGTCGGCAACCGCCTGCCGGGCGCCCCGGGCAACACCGCCAGCTTCTGGACCGACTATCAGTTTAAAACGGGCAGTCTCGCCGGGCTGGGCATCGGTGCGGGGTTATTTTATGTGGATAACCGCACCGGCGATCTGGACAACAGCTTCGAGGTACCCAGCTATATACGCACCGACGCGACGCTCTCCTATCGCTTCAGCGGCTGGAAGGCCGCCCTGAGCGTGCGCAACCTGTTCGATGTCCGCTACATCGAGAGCCCGGCTTTTCGCACTTCGATTATTCCGGGCGCTCCCATCACTTTTGTAGGCTCCCTTTCCGCCGAATTCTAG
- a CDS encoding PepSY-associated TM helix domain-containing protein has translation MAIKLRPTALFVHQLAGVVTGLLMVVIGLTGSAIVFHHELEQMLYPQLTRVAPTTERVTVEQVARTARATLSDRQLHRLLVPQKPGDVWVAMMQSNSKNLIERFTNVYIDPHNGQVLGVQPYAQNLLVLTEQLHISLLAGATGRIVVGVAGIVLVVLGVSGLLLWPGWRRWQAGVSLRRSANSRIVNYDLHKITGILSALLLVLTAATGAALIFYTPIERALVAVTGERAEPPKVSSAPRTDRTFLPLDRLQAVADATLPGARTISIFPAKKPDDPVRFRMRFDAEIQPNGRSFVHIDAYSGKVLQARSALEEPFSSAFFSWAYALHVGSWGGLFTKVLYVLAGLAPGLLFWTGFALWLDRLKKGPRQRRRSAALSQVGSE, from the coding sequence ATGGCCATCAAACTTCGCCCCACCGCCTTGTTCGTGCATCAACTCGCCGGGGTTGTCACCGGCCTGTTGATGGTGGTAATCGGTCTGACCGGCAGCGCAATCGTCTTTCACCACGAACTCGAACAGATGCTCTACCCGCAGCTGACCCGGGTTGCACCCACCACGGAGCGCGTCACAGTGGAGCAGGTGGCACGCACGGCGCGCGCTACGCTGTCTGACCGCCAGCTCCACCGGTTGCTTGTGCCCCAGAAACCGGGCGATGTCTGGGTCGCCATGATGCAAAGCAACAGCAAAAACCTGATTGAGCGCTTCACCAACGTCTACATCGACCCCCACAACGGCCAGGTGCTAGGGGTGCAGCCCTACGCGCAAAATCTGCTGGTCCTCACCGAGCAGCTTCACATCAGCTTGCTGGCCGGTGCGACCGGCAGAATCGTCGTCGGCGTTGCCGGGATCGTGCTGGTGGTGCTGGGAGTGAGCGGCCTGCTGCTCTGGCCGGGCTGGCGGCGGTGGCAAGCGGGCGTCTCGCTGCGCCGCTCCGCCAATTCCCGGATTGTCAACTACGACCTGCACAAAATCACCGGGATCTTGAGTGCTTTGCTGCTGGTGCTCACCGCCGCCACCGGGGCGGCGCTCATCTTTTACACGCCGATCGAGCGCGCGCTGGTGGCGGTGACCGGCGAGCGCGCCGAACCGCCCAAGGTGTCTTCCGCCCCGCGAACCGATCGCACATTCCTGCCGCTCGACCGGCTGCAGGCGGTTGCCGATGCCACGCTGCCCGGGGCGCGGACGATCTCGATTTTCCCAGCCAAAAAACCCGACGATCCCGTGCGCTTTCGCATGCGCTTCGATGCCGAAATCCAGCCCAACGGCCGTAGCTTCGTCCATATCGACGCCTACAGCGGCAAAGTCCTCCAGGCCCGCAGCGCCCTTGAAGAGCCTTTCAGTTCCGCTTTTTTCTCGTGGGCCTACGCGCTGCACGTCGGCAGCTGGGGCGGACTGTTTACCAAAGTGCTCTACGTGCTGGCGGGCCTCGCCCCGGGGCTATTGTTCTGGACTGGCTTCGCCCTCTGGTTGGACCGGCTCAAAAAGGGCCCGCGCCAACGTCGCCGAAGCGCTGCCCTGTCGCAGGTCGGCAGTGAGTGA
- a CDS encoding Uma2 family endonuclease produces the protein MSTELNADPQTAGVAEWQPPTPPTDLVFDDGEPMESNRHRIAMNTLIRSLNQAWDARRNFFAGGNMFIYFSSTQARNRDFRGPDFFVVLDVDGERPRQGWVVWEEEGRYPDVIVELLSASTAGDDRGIKKSLYERTFKTPEYFLFDPFEPAVLEGWRLGADLRYQPLTPNERGWLWCEALSLWLGTWQGTLDRESAVWLRFYDETGRLVLLPEEVARQQAEQAEQQAQQAQQQAQQRAEQAEQQAERERRHREVLARRLRALGFNPDDLME, from the coding sequence ATGTCCACCGAGCTCAACGCCGATCCCCAGACCGCCGGGGTTGCCGAATGGCAGCCGCCGACGCCGCCGACAGACCTCGTCTTCGACGATGGAGAACCCATGGAGTCCAATCGTCACCGGATCGCCATGAATACCTTGATCCGGTCGCTCAACCAGGCATGGGACGCTCGTCGCAACTTTTTTGCCGGTGGCAACATGTTCATCTACTTCAGCAGCACCCAGGCGCGCAACCGCGACTTTCGCGGGCCCGATTTTTTCGTGGTGCTCGATGTGGATGGCGAGCGTCCGCGTCAGGGCTGGGTGGTCTGGGAAGAGGAAGGGCGCTATCCGGATGTCATTGTCGAGCTGCTTTCCGCCAGCACCGCGGGCGACGACCGGGGCATCAAAAAGTCGCTGTACGAACGCACCTTTAAGACTCCAGAGTACTTTTTGTTCGACCCGTTCGAGCCGGCGGTCCTGGAGGGCTGGCGGCTGGGAGCGGACCTGCGCTATCAGCCGCTGACACCGAACGAACGGGGGTGGCTCTGGTGTGAAGCCCTCAGCTTGTGGCTGGGCACCTGGCAGGGCACCCTCGACCGGGAGAGCGCCGTTTGGTTGCGCTTTTACGACGAGACCGGTCGTCTTGTGCTGCTGCCGGAGGAAGTGGCCCGCCAGCAAGCCGAGCAGGCCGAGCAGCAAGCCCAGCAAGCCCAGCAGCAAGCCCAGCAGCGGGCCGAGCAGGCCGAGCAGCAGGCTGAGCGGGAACGGCGGCATCGCGAAGTCCTTGCCCGCCGTCTGCGCGCGTTGGGTTTTAACCCCGACGACCTGATGGAATAG
- a CDS encoding glyoxalase superfamily protein, which translates to MDITQVVPILRIFDIEKAKEFYVQFLGFNVDWEHRFAEGMPVYLQVSRANLVLHLSEHHGDCSPGGTVFVRASGLDDFYRELNAKPYGRTQPAIEIAPWHAKLLEVIDPFGNRIRFNEDLAPVERAQ; encoded by the coding sequence GTGGACATCACTCAGGTCGTTCCGATCCTACGGATTTTCGATATCGAGAAAGCGAAGGAGTTCTACGTCCAATTCCTGGGGTTCAACGTCGATTGGGAGCATCGCTTTGCCGAGGGGATGCCAGTTTACCTGCAAGTTTCAAGAGCGAACTTGGTGTTGCACCTGTCGGAGCATCACGGCGACTGCAGCCCCGGTGGGACCGTCTTCGTGCGCGCGAGCGGTCTCGACGACTTTTACCGGGAGCTTAACGCCAAACCCTACGGCCGCACGCAGCCTGCGATTGAGATAGCTCCCTGGCATGCCAAGCTGCTGGAGGTGATCGATCCGTTCGGCAATCGGATTCGTTTTAACGAAGATCTTGCGCCCGTCGAGCGGGCGCAATAA